The genomic segment CGAACGCTTCGGCCAGCGCCGCGATCTTGCGGCAGGCGCTGATGCCGCCGGCCTTGGAGACGCGGACGCGGATGAAGTCGATCAGACGCTCCGAGATGAGCGGCACCCATTCCTGCGGGTTCGCGAACAGCTCGCCTACGGCCTGCGGGGTCGCACTTTGCTGCCGGAGCTGCCGGTACCACCCGATCTGATCAGGCGGCAGAACGTCCTCAAGGAAAAACAGGCCGTACGGCTCGAGCCGTCGCGCCAGACGAACCGCCTGAATCGGAGACAAATGCTCATGCACGTCGTGCGTAAACTGGATATCGTCCCCGAACGCCACCCTGAGCGACTCGAACATGGCGGGAATAGCGTTCACGTACAGGTGCTCGTCGAATACGTGGCCGCCGGTATCGGCCCCTCGGGGAACATTGGCGCGATCCGCCCCGATGAAGCCGCCTCCGCCGTAGCCGCCCATCTGTACGCGCAGCACCGTGTAGCCTTCTTCGATAAAGCGGGCGACGTCCTCCTTGAGCTCCGCGATATCCTCGCCTCCCGCGTGACCGTAGCAGGCGACGGCAGATCGGGCTGCCCCGCCGAGCAGCTGATACACGGGCAGCCCGGCTTCCTTGCCCTTAATATCCCAAAGTGCCATGTCAATGCCGCCGATCGCGGTGTTCAGCAGCGCGCCGCTTCGCCAGTAGCCGCTATGGTGCATGAGCTGCCACAGGTCTTCGATATTGGCCGCTTCGCGGCCGATCAAGAGCGGCCCCAGCAGCTGCTCGACGATCTGCACGACAGCTTCCGGATTGAAGAGATCGGTCGCCGATCCCAAGCCGTACAAGCCGTCCTGGTCCGTCGTCACCTTTACGATCGTCCAGGTCCCGTTTTTCCTCGTCCTGATGCACGTAACCCCGGTAATTTTCGCCACTTGTCCGTTCGCCTCCTTCAGGTTAGCCCTATGTAAGCCTCATTCTACTTCACATGTACGCCGCGCTTAATGAGACGATGACAAACTTAACTCGGCGATCTTATCCGATTGAAAAGGGCCGCAAGCGCAAAAAAAAACGAAGCGCTTCGGACGCCTCGTTTCCTTATCTTATTTCTACTATTATAAGATTGCCGTTCCTTAACCGATCGCAAGTCTCGCCTGCGCCTCCAGCAGCAGGAGCTGCTCCCGCACCAGCACGACTTCGCCGATGACGATCAGTGCGGGATTGCCGATTTTCATCGCTTCGGCGAGCTTGTGAATGCGATCGAGCGCGCCAGTCACGACGCGCTGCCTGTCGGTTGTGCCGCGTTCGATCAACGCGACCGGCGTAGCAGGCGGCTTGCCGTGACGAAGCAGCTCCGTCCGAATCTCGTCCAGCCGTCCGATGCCCATGTAGACGACAAGCGTATCGACGCCATGCGCCAGCAGGTCCCAACGGATCGGCGCCGCATCCTCGCGGCATCGATTGCCCGTGACGACGGCGAACGAAGCGGCCAGATCGCGATGCGTGAGCGGGATCCGGCTTGCGGCCGCAGCGCCGATCGCCGACGTCACGCCGGGAACGATCTCGCAGGGAATGCCGCGCTCCGCGAGCGCGAGCGCCTCTTCCCCGCCTCTGCCGAACACGAGCGGATCGCCGCCCTTGAGCCGAACCACCGTCCGGCCGCCGAGCGCATGCTCGATCAGAAGCGCTTCGATCTGCCGCTGGGACATCGTATGCTGTCCGGGGCTCTTGCCGCAGTAGACGAGCGTGGCGCCAGGCTTGGCATAAGCCAGCAGCTCTTCGTTGACCAGGCGGTCGTAAAGGAGGACGTCCGCTTCCCGGATGCGACGGATCGCCTTCATCGTAATGAGCTCCGGGTCTCCCGGACCGGCACCGACGAGGTAGACCGGCGCGGGCCTCATGCGCGCCGCTCCGCGTGCAGCGTCTTGGGCGAATCAAGCGCGGACAGCGTCCCGGCGCGCAGTCCGATTCCTTTTTGCGACAGGTAGAAAAGAATGCCCGTGAACAACGCTCCGCCGACGAAGTTGCCGACCAGCACGGGAATCTGGTTCCACAGCCACCAATCCCCGAAGCCGACGTCCGCGCCGAGCAGCATGCCCGCCGGGATAACGAACATGTTGACGACCGCGTGCTCGAACCCTTGACCGAAAAAAGTGAGAATCGGCAGCCACATGGCGGCGATCTTGCCGACGGTAGAAGTCGAAGTCATCGCCATGACGACGCCCAGCGTTACCATCCAGTTGCACAGGATCGCCTTGATGACGACGAGGATCATGCCGTCCGCGCCCATGTGCTTGTAAGCGATCGTCTTCGCTTCGGCCGTCGCAATCAATGTCTGTGCCAGCGGACTCGCCATATCGGAACCCATCTTGGTCGCCGTCAGATCGTAAAGAACGGCGTATACGAGACACCCGATCAAGTGGCCGGCGATGACCCAGACGTAATTTTTGAACATCCGGCCTACTGTCGTTTTCTTTTGCAGCACGCTTAAGGGAATGAGCGCGAAGCTGCCGGTCACGAGCTCGAGGCCCAGCAGCACGATCATAACGAAGCCTACCGGAAAAATGACGGCGCCCGCCATCCCGATCTTCGTCTGGGCGACGGCCGTGAACGCCAGCGTCGTGGCGAAGGCGAGAATCGCCCCGCCCAGGAAGCCCCGAACCAGCATCTGCGAGGCGCTCATCTCCGCCTTGGCGGCGCCGCCCTCGATCATCGCCTTCAATACCTCTTTCGGTGCAACGAAATCCATGCGCTCATCTCCTTGCTGCGTAAATGGTCTAAATGGTGATATAGATCGAGCCTGCGGCATCTACTTCGGTCTCGTAGGAAGTCACGCACCCGTCGTCGGGCTCATACACCTTTCCCGTTTTCAGATCGATCTTCCAGTCGTGAAGCGGACAGTGAATAGCCGTGCCGCACACCATCCCCTCCGACAGCTTGCCGCCCTTGTGCGGACAGCGGTTCTCGACGGCGCGGATCTGCCCGTCGGACAATTTGAAGATGGCGATCTCAAGTTCTTGATGACGGTAAGTGCGCGACCCTTTGGCATCGATATCGGCAACGTGAGCGACCAGCATTTTTGTCATGTTCTCCGCCTCCAATCCTTAGTTCAGCGGCGCGGGCACCGCGAGCGCTTCGAAGTTTTTGCGCAGCTCTTTGTCCGCGATGATTTCTTTCCAAGGATCGTTGATGTAGCTGAGCGAGGTCTTGATCCGACCATGCAGCGCTTTGCGCTCGGCCGGATCGTCCAGCACGGCCTTGATGGCTTCCAGACCGACGCGTTCCACCCATACCGAAGTCCGCTCGCCCCAAGTCGCATTCTCTCTATAATATTGAAGGAACGCGCCGCCCCACTCGACGACCTCGTCCTCCGTCTTCACGACGCACAGCAGGTCGGTCGCCCGGACGTGTACGCCGCCGTTGCCGCCTACGTGCAGCTCCCAGCCGCCGTCGATCGCGACGATGCCGTAATCCTTGATCGTCGCCTCGGCGCAGTTGCGAGGGCAACCGGATACCGCGAACTTAACCTTGGCCGGCGCGTTCATCCGCTCGAACTCCTTTTCGAGCCGGATGCCCATTCCGATCGCGTCCTGCGTGCCGAACCGGCAAAACGTATTGCCGACGCAAGTCTTAACGGTGCGCAGCATTTTCCCGTAAGCGTGGCCAGACGGCATATCGAGGTCCTCCCACATGCCCGGCAGGTCTTCTTTTTTGACGCCAAATAGATCGAGACGCTGTCCGCCCGTGAACTTGACCAGGGGGACGTCGTACTTTTCGGCGACCTCCGCAATTTTTTTCAGCTCCGACGGCGTGGTGACGCCGCCATAAATCCGCGGCACGACCGAATAGGTGCCATCCTTCTGAATGTTGGCGTGATAACGTTCGTTGGCGAAACGGGATTCCTTCTCGTCCTTGTAGCGCTCGGGCCACAGCATGCCCATATAGTAGTTCAGGGACGGCCGGCACTTGGTGCAGCCTTCCGGCTGCTTCCAGTCGAGCGCGAGCATCGCTTCCTTGACCGTGGCCGGCATGAGACGCTTGAGCCCCGCGACGATCTCGTCCCTGTCCAGGGACGTACAGCCGCAGATGCCTTCTTTGACCGCTTCGCCGGCACGCTCACCTGCGTAGAGGCCAAGCAAGCCTTCGACGAGCGGCTTGCAGCCGCCGCAGGAACCGGTCGCCTTGTTGCAGGCTTTGATCTCGCCGACCGTGGAGCAGCCCTTCGTCTCGATCGCGTCCTTGATCGCGCCCTTGGAGACGCCGTTGCAGCCGCAGACGATCTCATCGTCGGCCATGTTCTCGAGCCGGCTCGCAGGAGAAGCCGCCTGGCCGCCCGGAGCGAAGCCCAGCAGCAGCTCCTTCTCCTTGCCCTTGATCGACTCGCCTTTTTTCATGATCGAGAACAAGGATGCGCCATCCGACGTGTCGCCGAACAGCACGGCGCCGACGAGCCTGTCGTTTTCGATCACGAGCTTTTTGTAGATGCCGTCCAGCTCATCCTGGTAGCGCAGCGCGCGCGTGCCCGGCGTCTCTTCGTATTGGCCGGCGGAGAATACGTCGACGCCCGATACCTTGAGCTTGGTGGAGGTCATCGATCCTTCGTACCCGGCCGTGTCTACGCCCGCCAGCCGCTTCGCCAGCACCGCGCCCTGATCGTACAATGGCGCGACGAGACCGTAGGCGATGCCTCTGTGCTCCGCGCATTCCCCGACAGCGTAAACGTTCGGCACGTTCGTTTCCATATAATCGTCTACGACGATGCCGCGACCCACCGCAAGGCCGGCGGACTTCGCCAGCGACACATTCGGCTTGATGCCGACGGCCATGACGATCAGATCCGCCTCGACCTCGCTCCCGTCCGTGAAGCGAAGTCCCTTCACGCGTTTTTTGCCGTAGATCAGCTCGGATTGCTTGCGAAGCAAAAACCTCATGCCTTGCGCTTCAAGTTCCTTTTGCAGCATTTTCGATGCCGGTTCGTCCAACTGCCGATTCATCAGATTCGGGCTGATGTGAACGACCGACACGTCCATTCCAAGGTTCAGCAGTCCGCGTGCCGCTTCCAGGCCGAGCAAGCCCCCGCCGATGACGACGGCGTTCTTGTACGACCGCGACGCCTCGAACATCGTCTCGCAGTCCGCGATGTCGCGGAAGCCGATGACGCCTTCTTTGTCCGCGCCCGGCAGCGGCAGCATGAACGGCCGCGATCCCGTTGCCAGGATGAGCTTGTCGTAATCCGCTTCGACGCCTTGATCCGAATATACCTTGCGCGCGTCCGTATCGATGCGCGTCACCGTGTGACCGGCATGGAGCGCGATGCGATTTTCGGCATACCAGTTCCAGTCGTTAATGACGATATCCTTGAGCTCCGTGCCCCCGGCCAGCACGGACGACAGCATGATGCGATTATAGTTAGGATAAGGCTCGGCGCCGAATATCGTGATCTCGTACAGTTCAGGGGCCAGCTTCAGCAGATGCTCCAACGCCCGCACGCCCGCCATTCCATTGCCGATCATCACCAGTTTCTTTTTGTCCGCCATGTTCGCGTCTCCCCCGTTTCGGATATATCGTTAGGAACTCAAAAAGCCTGCCTCGCGGCACGGGGACACAAAAATCTCCCGTGGCACGAAAGCAGGCTCCATTGCCGCTTTATCCGAATACGCCATTGTATTCGCAAGTGATTAACCCGAATATATTACGAAATAACACACATGTCAATATAGTTAACATAAAAAAGGGCACTATCTTTTCCCTCGACACTCCGCTTTCTTTTGTGTTATAAAAAGTAACGGAGAAAAAGTGTCGCCTTCATTCGGAATGGCGAAGCGATAGGTGAGGAGGGCGTCGATGCGTTCATTGCTCGTTGTTCATAACCATCCGTCTGCCGCCGAGCGGCTCGAATCAGTAGCTTCGAGGCAGCAGCTCCCGGAAGCCGTCATGCGCGCGGCCGGTTATACCGTAGCGACGGCGCGGGGGGAAGAACAGGCGCGCCAGCGAATCGCGGAAGCCGACGCCTTGATCCTCGATCTGCCCATTCCGCAAATCGAGGCGTGGAGCCGCAGCGTCCTCGAGTGGAAAGTCGTGCCGATTTTGTGGTGGTGCAGCGAAGCGACCGCGACACTATCCGTCGAAGCCTGCGAGGACGGCGTGATGGCCGACGGCGTACTTAGCGCATCGATGCTGCAGACGGAGATTCATTGGACGCTGCAGTTCGGAGCCAAGCAGTGCTTCGAGCGCCAGCAATGGCATCTCGAGCGCAGGCAGCTGCTCGCCAAGATCGAAGAACGCAAGTGGATCGACATGGCCAAAGGCATCCTCTGCGAAGTGAAAAACATTACGGAGACCGAGGCGTACGACATACTGCGCAAGCAAGCGATGAACGAACGCAAGCGGCTGGTCGACGTCGCCACCTCCATCGTTAATGTCTACAATCTGCTGCAAGAGCAAAAACAAGGGAGGTCGAAGCGATGATCCAGCTGCTCAAGGAAGTCGCACGCGGAAAACGCGGCGCCCGCGATCTTACCTACGACGAAGCCGTTCTGGCGGCAGAAGCGATCCTGACGCAGGAAGCGACGCCCGCTCAGACCGGCGCCTTTTTTATCGCGGAGCGCATTAAAATGGAAAGCGTCGACGAGCTCGAGGCGTTCGTTCGGGTATCGCGAAAATATGCGCGCCGCGCCGAGGGACTCGGTATCGGATTGGATTGCGCGGGGCCTTACGACGGGCGCAAAACATCCTTTTACGCGACGTTTCCGACAGCCTTTCTGCTCGCCGCGGCCGGTCTGCCAAACGCGCTGCACGGCACCGCCTCGCTCCCGCCCAAATGGGGCATTACGCTGCAGGACATCGCCCTGTGCGTCGGCATTACGGCCGCCGACTTGACGCCCGAGCGGACGCTGCTTGCATTCGAACGGTCCGGCGTGTTTTTCGCGTCGACCGAGCTTTGGTGTCCGCCGCTTGGCCGGCTGCGCCAGATTCGCGAGGAGCTCGGCATGCGCACGGTGCTGAACAGCGCGGAAAAGCTGCTCGACCTTGCGTCTTCGCCGCGCATCGTGTTCGGCGTTTACCATAATACCGTGTTCGACAGGCTCGCCAGACTATTCATCAAGCTGGGCTACGAGCAGGCGCTCATCGTGCAGGGCGCGGAGGGCTCCGAGGATCTGCACATCAACCGTCCGACGCGGGCCTATCTGGTGGAAAACGGCGAGTTCAGGCTGCAGATCTTCGATCCCGAGACGTACGGCATCGAGGCGGAGCCGCCGGAACGGACATGGACGCCCGCCGATCAGTTGGCGGTCGCGGAGGCGGCGCTGCGCGGGGAAGCCGATCTGGCGTACACGAACCAGGTGCTGTTCAACGGGGCCGTGCGGCTGCATCTTGCCGGCAAAGCGGAGTCGGTCGAGCAAGGGCTGTACGCCTGCAAGGCGCTGCTCGACAGCGGCGAAGCGCACGCGGCGTACCTGAGCTGGCGGACGGCACTGCTTGAGCCGATGAGCACCGTGCCCGCGGCGGCTTCGCGGTGAGTCATGTAACGACAAAGTAAAACCGTCAGGGAAAATCGCCCTGACGGTCTCTTTGGGTTTGGAGGGTCTTTGAAACTTTATCGGATGATGGCGCATGCGAGAGCGGGCTCGATTGTTGGTCTATGCGGCACACACGTTACGGCTTGATTGCAATAAAATTCCTGCAAAAGTACATCTATTTCCAGCCATGGCTAACGTTTAGATAGATATAGATGCGAATATGCAGGCTTTTTACTGAATTATCTGTATTACAGGTAATTTGTTTGATTTTACCTGCATATTTGCATTTATTTCGTTCAAAGTCGCCGTTCGACAGAAAATTAATGTACAAGCAAATGCAGTTTTTTTGGCCGGGACACATCCGAGAAGCGCCACTTCCGTACGCGCGCTTAGTTTGCAACGAACCGCCGCGGATTCGGCTACGACAGGCGATTGCCCCGGCTTGCGCGGGATTCGACGCAACGCCTGCTATATGAGAGGCGATTGCCCCGGCGTGCGCGGGATTCGGCGCATCGCCTGCTATATGAGAGGCGATTGGTCCGCTGCGCACGGGATTCGGGGCATCGCCTGTTATATGAGAGGCGATTGGCCCGGTGCGGGCGGGATTTGGTGCATCGCCTGCTCTACGACAGGCGATGCACCATCCTTTTTTTATTGTCCGCGCTCGTAGACGCGGTACAACAGCACGGCCGCCTCCGCGCGGGTCAGTTGGCCCTGCGGGCGCAGCTTGCCGCCGGCGCCCTGCATCAGGCCGGCGCCGACGAGCGAGGCCAGATCCGGCCTCGCATACGCAGCCGCATCGGATTCGTCGGCGAACGCTGCGAGCGCCGCGGCGCCGCCCTCAGGCAGCCCCGCGCCTGCGCTGCGGAGTGCGCGTGCGACCATCGCCGCCGCCTCCTGACGGCTGACCGCATCGAGCGGCAGGAACCGGCCGTCCCCGGAGCCGCCGGCGATGCCTAGCGCCACGCCGACGCGAACGGCGTCGGCAAAGTACGCGCCAGCAGCCACGTCCGCAAACTCGGCGGTACCATCTTTCCGACTGGGCGGCACGTCCGCGAAGCCCGCGTCCGCGTCGCCCGACTTCGCATTCAGCTCGAGCATCCGCACGAGCAGCAGCAGGAAGTCGGCACGGCTAACCTGCTCGCCGGGAGCATAGTTGCCGTCGGCGCGACCTTCCACGATGCCTCGGGCTGCCAGCGCCTCAACGGCTTCGCGTGCCCATTCGGCCTTGCCAAGATCGACGAAGCTTCGGTCGACATACGCAACCGCGTACTGGCTGAAATGCGTCGTCCTGAAGGTTACGACGCCCCGCGCCGCATCATAATGACCGCTGACGACCGGGTGCGCTCCTCCATGCTCGTCGATGTAGCGAATCGTCAGCTTTTCCGGATGGCCCGCTTCGTTCGCGGCAGGCGAGTAAGGAATGGAGATTATCGCGGACGAGTCGCCATTGCGCCAGGCGATCGGCACGCCGCCAGACATCAACGATACATCGACCGCAGGACGATCGCCGAGCAGCATCCCCAGCTCTTCGCTCCATGACTTTCGATCCGCTGCCCGTACGACCAACGTTATCTTTCCTCCCACGACACTTGCCAACCCGGCTTCCGTCAGCATATCCCCGGTCACCGCAACGGTACCGAGCGGCGTGGACAGCTCCAACCGGCGTTCGGCTCCGCCATCGGCAAGCGCGCTCGAGGGCAGCTCGACCGCGTATCCGGTCGCCCCAGCCGCACTGGACAATACGATCTTAACCAGCTTAACGCCATCTTTGGCGTATGCTTGGTCAAGCTCGCCTTTTCCGACCGTTGCCCGCACGAGACCGCTTGCCGCATCAACCGAAGCAGCGGGCGTAAGCGTGACCGTCCCGGCTGCCGACGTTGGCGTAGGCGTCGGCCCGTTCTGCACCGGCGGAGGCGTTGGTGTCGGTGTTGGTGTCGGCGTTGGCGACGTTGTCGGTTCCCCGCCTTCCTCCTCCAGCGCATCCAGCTCAGCCGCAAGCGCCGTCCGATCCGCACCCTCGGGCAGCAATACGACAAAATTGCGCGCCGCATCGATCGACGTATCGCTCTTTTCCAGCTTCGCTGCAGCGACGGCCGCCTGCGCAGAGGCCATCGACCAATCCAGGAAGCTGCCATCCAGCAAATACAGGTCGCCGAACAGCGTGAAGTCCTTGCTTGCGCCGATGCCTTGATTATATTCCATGTAGCCTTCGCGTCCGCTGCCATCGTTCTCGTTCATGAGCAGCGTAAACCCGAGCGCACTCCGCGGATCGAAATCGTAGCCAGCGCCGTGCAGCTGTTCCAGCGGAATCGCGATCGCATAATGCGTCACGCCCGCTCCCTCATCGCGCGTCACCGTCGCCTCGACGCCCGCGCCGAGCGCGCCGGTCTGCAAGCCTTCCGGTGCCTTCCAGCGCCACTTGACGACGCTGCCGTCGTCGCGCAAGGCAAAACCGAGCTCGCTCACTTGCTTGCTCCCCGCGCCCGCGTCGCGATTCAGGTCGATACCGAGCTGGATGCTGTCGCCCTGCCAGATATCGACGCCGCCGTAGGACTGGTTGTGGACGTCGTCGCGGACATCGATGTCGAAATACAGCTTGTCGTTATCCCAGGCGACGCCCGCATCCGCGCTCAGATCGGCCGTGCCCGACCGTCCGCCCCCGGCGTATTCGTCCTGCGCGGACAGATCGATCCGAGGCGCATCCGATCCCTGCGCAGCGAAAGGTCCGGCGAACGTCTGTCCGAGCTTTACCGAGGACAGATACGTCCGGCCGTCGTCGAGCGTCACCTTGAACTTCAGCGAGGCGCCCGCCAGGTACGGCAGGTCGATCTCGACGCTTTCCCCGTAGGCGATGTCCGCAAATCGAATCGGCTTCAGCAATCCCGCGTACGCCGATGGCTGGACAAGCTCGATCTTGCCGGACAGCGCCGCCGCGTCGGTCGCGTTGGACAGCACGAGCCGCGCGTTCGACCGCTCCATGTGCGCCGGATCGAGCGCCGTTTTCTCAAGCCGCAGCGCGACCGGCACGAGGTTGGAGCCGCCGACCTTGACGCCCGCTTCGTTCACGAGCTGGAGGCCGCCCTTGAAAAGGTTGTTCGTAAGGGTCATCCGCTCAATGTCGGGTCCCGCGTACACATGCGTCGTTCGCGGCTGTTGAAAGTAAGAGTCGTACAGCGCCACGTCTCCTCCGAGCGCGTTGATTCCCTTTTCCCCGACCGTCGTAAAATTGCTCTGCTGCATTCGCAGACGTCCCGAACGGATATCGACCGAGCGCGACGTATCGCCCCACATCGAGGTGTTGAAAAACCGCGCTTCAGCGTCAAAGCCGTCCTCAAGGGTGATGTATACTTTGTCCGTGGAGCTCATCGACACCAGCTCCGTGTTGACGAAGGTCAGTCCCTTCTCTCCCGCGCCCTCCAGATACACGCCCTTTTTGCTGCCGTCGGTGCCATGCCCGAGTACGGTCGCAACCGGACCCTCGCCGTTCTCCGCGGCGAAGTGGATGCCGTACTGCGAGCCGTAGACGAATGTGTTAAAAATCGTTTCCCCGTCGACATGCCCGATGCGGAACGCGTCCAGATGCTCTTTTTGGTAGCTCCACACCTTATCGAAGTCCGCATCCGTGGACGGATGGTTCGGATAGTTGTTGCGTCCGTAATAATGCGGGTTGAACTGTACGTTGCGCATGACGCCGCCCTCGGCGCCTCCGCCGAGATAGATGCCTTCCATGAGCGGAGAGCCCGCCACATAATCGATATAATGGCCGCTCGTATCGTACGTGCCGAAGTCGATGCCTTGATAGGAATTGATCAAGGTCGTATCAATCGCATACACGCCGTGTCCTTCGCCGCGAATCGTCCAGGCGTAAGGCTTGGCGTTGTTCCAATTCTGCTCGTCATAGTAGACGGACAACCCGCGCACGCCTGCCGAAGCCGCCAGCGTGATCAGCGCGGTGGCGCCTTCCGGCGCGCCTTGACCATATCGGGTGAACAGCACGGTGCCGCCGCCGATCGTATGATGCGGCACGTCCCAGGAGCCGCGAAGCTCGACGCCCGAAGGCACAGTGAGCGGCGAATCGACGCGGTAAATGCCGGCCGGCAAATACACGGTGCCGCCCCCTGCTTCTTCGGCCGCGTCCAGCGCCTGTTGAATGGCGACCGACGCGTCTACGACGCCGCCCCGGTCCGCATTATACGGCGCCGCGGTCGCGTCGAACAGCTGCCGGCTTGCCGGTTTAGGCCGTACCGCCGCATCCGTCGCGATCTGGCTCGGCAGCCGTTCCAGCGCATAACCGGCGTTCTGCGTGACGTTAACCTCCGCCGCCTGGCTCTCATCCGTCACCTGCAGGCTGCCGTCCAGGCCCGCGTTCACCGCGTTCAGCGCTTGCGCCGCGCCGGTCAGCTTCACCTGCTTCGCGGCCTTGGCGAAGCTCGACTGCCCGAGGATGAGCGATCCGCCGCCCAGCTCGATCGCATAACGGCCGTTCGCGTCGTCCCAGCCCGCGAACGCCGCATTTTCGAACGACAGCACGCCGCTGCCTTCGCTGACGACCGCGCGGCCGCCGCTGCCGTCGACTTGCACGTCCTGGAACTGCGCGATCGAGTGGAAGCCCGCTGTCGCGTAGATCGCTGCCGGCGATTCGCCGACGCCCGCCGCGAAGCTGCTGCGCGTCACCAGCAGGCCGTAATCGTTGACGCCTTCGATCTTCAGCCCGATCCGGCTGTCGCTCACATGAACGTCGTACAGCTGCGCGTTCGCCGTCTCGGCGGAGCCCGTGCGCGTCGTCACGCGCATGCCGTTGTCGAAGCCCGACAAATGAATATCCGACATGTACTCCCAGTCGGAACGGCCCATCACGATGCCTTCGGCATGCGTCGTCGTGTAGGCGCGCAGCTGTCCCGCGTCCGGCGCGCCGGCCAGCCCGGACGTCGCCCAGTAGGACGGCGCGAGCCGGATGCCCTCGAGCCGGCCGATATCGGTCGTGAAGTCGAGGAAGATACCGCTATGAAGCACGGTGCCGTACAAATTTTTCACGTAGTGCAGCTCGTTCCATTCCGGTCCGATCTTGATGCCGCCATAGCTGTTGACCAGCGTGATGTTC from the Cohnella hashimotonis genome contains:
- a CDS encoding enolase C-terminal domain-like protein, whose protein sequence is MAKITGVTCIRTRKNGTWTIVKVTTDQDGLYGLGSATDLFNPEAVVQIVEQLLGPLLIGREAANIEDLWQLMHHSGYWRSGALLNTAIGGIDMALWDIKGKEAGLPVYQLLGGAARSAVACYGHAGGEDIAELKEDVARFIEEGYTVLRVQMGGYGGGGFIGADRANVPRGADTGGHVFDEHLYVNAIPAMFESLRVAFGDDIQFTHDVHEHLSPIQAVRLARRLEPYGLFFLEDVLPPDQIGWYRQLRQQSATPQAVGELFANPQEWVPLISERLIDFIRVRVSKAGGISACRKIAALAEAFGVRTAWQEGGENDPVNQAAAVHLDMAIWNFGIQEVNHFRPEELAAFPGHIERVGGYLYPSSKPGLGIDIDETLAAALTGEGWSRHSYHSPYRLDRKADGTIVRP
- the cobA gene encoding uroporphyrinogen-III C-methyltransferase produces the protein MRPAPVYLVGAGPGDPELITMKAIRRIREADVLLYDRLVNEELLAYAKPGATLVYCGKSPGQHTMSQRQIEALLIEHALGGRTVVRLKGGDPLVFGRGGEEALALAERGIPCEIVPGVTSAIGAAAASRIPLTHRDLAASFAVVTGNRCREDAAPIRWDLLAHGVDTLVVYMGIGRLDEIRTELLRHGKPPATPVALIERGTTDRQRVVTGALDRIHKLAEAMKIGNPALIVIGEVVLVREQLLLLEAQARLAIG
- a CDS encoding formate/nitrite transporter family protein, with amino-acid sequence MDFVAPKEVLKAMIEGGAAKAEMSASQMLVRGFLGGAILAFATTLAFTAVAQTKIGMAGAVIFPVGFVMIVLLGLELVTGSFALIPLSVLQKKTTVGRMFKNYVWVIAGHLIGCLVYAVLYDLTATKMGSDMASPLAQTLIATAEAKTIAYKHMGADGMILVVIKAILCNWMVTLGVVMAMTSTSTVGKIAAMWLPILTFFGQGFEHAVVNMFVIPAGMLLGADVGFGDWWLWNQIPVLVGNFVGGALFTGILFYLSQKGIGLRAGTLSALDSPKTLHAERRA
- the nirD gene encoding nitrite reductase small subunit NirD, with amino-acid sequence MTKMLVAHVADIDAKGSRTYRHQELEIAIFKLSDGQIRAVENRCPHKGGKLSEGMVCGTAIHCPLHDWKIDLKTGKVYEPDDGCVTSYETEVDAAGSIYITI
- the nirB gene encoding nitrite reductase large subunit NirB is translated as MADKKKLVMIGNGMAGVRALEHLLKLAPELYEITIFGAEPYPNYNRIMLSSVLAGGTELKDIVINDWNWYAENRIALHAGHTVTRIDTDARKVYSDQGVEADYDKLILATGSRPFMLPLPGADKEGVIGFRDIADCETMFEASRSYKNAVVIGGGLLGLEAARGLLNLGMDVSVVHISPNLMNRQLDEPASKMLQKELEAQGMRFLLRKQSELIYGKKRVKGLRFTDGSEVEADLIVMAVGIKPNVSLAKSAGLAVGRGIVVDDYMETNVPNVYAVGECAEHRGIAYGLVAPLYDQGAVLAKRLAGVDTAGYEGSMTSTKLKVSGVDVFSAGQYEETPGTRALRYQDELDGIYKKLVIENDRLVGAVLFGDTSDGASLFSIMKKGESIKGKEKELLLGFAPGGQAASPASRLENMADDEIVCGCNGVSKGAIKDAIETKGCSTVGEIKACNKATGSCGGCKPLVEGLLGLYAGERAGEAVKEGICGCTSLDRDEIVAGLKRLMPATVKEAMLALDWKQPEGCTKCRPSLNYYMGMLWPERYKDEKESRFANERYHANIQKDGTYSVVPRIYGGVTTPSELKKIAEVAEKYDVPLVKFTGGQRLDLFGVKKEDLPGMWEDLDMPSGHAYGKMLRTVKTCVGNTFCRFGTQDAIGMGIRLEKEFERMNAPAKVKFAVSGCPRNCAEATIKDYGIVAIDGGWELHVGGNGGVHVRATDLLCVVKTEDEVVEWGGAFLQYYRENATWGERTSVWVERVGLEAIKAVLDDPAERKALHGRIKTSLSYINDPWKEIIADKELRKNFEALAVPAPLN
- a CDS encoding ANTAR domain-containing response regulator codes for the protein MRSLLVVHNHPSAAERLESVASRQQLPEAVMRAAGYTVATARGEEQARQRIAEADALILDLPIPQIEAWSRSVLEWKVVPILWWCSEATATLSVEACEDGVMADGVLSASMLQTEIHWTLQFGAKQCFERQQWHLERRQLLAKIEERKWIDMAKGILCEVKNITETEAYDILRKQAMNERKRLVDVATSIVNVYNLLQEQKQGRSKR
- a CDS encoding anthranilate phosphoribosyltransferase; protein product: MIQLLKEVARGKRGARDLTYDEAVLAAEAILTQEATPAQTGAFFIAERIKMESVDELEAFVRVSRKYARRAEGLGIGLDCAGPYDGRKTSFYATFPTAFLLAAAGLPNALHGTASLPPKWGITLQDIALCVGITAADLTPERTLLAFERSGVFFASTELWCPPLGRLRQIREELGMRTVLNSAEKLLDLASSPRIVFGVYHNTVFDRLARLFIKLGYEQALIVQGAEGSEDLHINRPTRAYLVENGEFRLQIFDPETYGIEAEPPERTWTPADQLAVAEAALRGEADLAYTNQVLFNGAVRLHLAGKAESVEQGLYACKALLDSGEAHAAYLSWRTALLEPMSTVPAAASR